A genomic window from Salvia hispanica cultivar TCC Black 2014 chromosome 5, UniMelb_Shisp_WGS_1.0, whole genome shotgun sequence includes:
- the LOC125189578 gene encoding uncharacterized protein LOC125189578 → MNPDLSTSDGCRRALTRALFDAVNEAKEECLAQMQREQAAAAAAEARVPRQIRRRTYVPREHDVAHERLFADYFAENPRWGLNIFHRRFRMSRDLFLSIVHTLEGRDEYFQYREDGIGRPGLTPLQKCTFVVIRQLAYGTTTDMFDEYLHVGDTTGRECLKKFCKLVVETFGDTYLRRPTADDCQSLMRMHETVHGFPGMLGSIDCMHWQWKKLSDGVEMPIY, encoded by the coding sequence atgaatcccgaTTTGAGTACATCGGATGGCTGCAGACGGGCCTTGACTCGAGCCTTGTTCGATGCTGTTAATGAAGCCAAGGAAGAATGCTTGGCACAAATGCAACGGGagcaggcggcggcggcggcggctgaGGCACGGGTCCCTCGCCAGATACGACGTCGGACGTATGTCCCCCGCGAGCACGACGTAGCACACGAACGTCTGTTCGCAGACTATTTTGCCGAGAATCCAAGGTGGGGCCTGAATATTTTTCaccggcgttttagaatgagtCGGGATCTTTTTCTCAGCATTGTGCACACGTTGGAGGGACGTGATGAGTACTTCCAGTATCGGGAAGACGGGATCGGCAGACCCGGACTTACGCCATTGCAGAAGTGCACTTTTGTTGTGATCCGCCAGTTGGCCTATGGCACAACAacggatatgttcgacgagtaccttcacGTCGGGGATACAACTGGCCGCGAATGTCTCAAGAAATTTTGTAAGTTAGTTGTGGAGACTTTTGGCGACACATATTTGCGACGCCCGACTGCTGATGATTGCCAGAGCCTGATGCGGATGCACGAGACGGTGCACGGCTTCCCTGGGATGCTAGGGAGCATCGACTGTATGCACTGGCAGTGGAAGAAGCTGTCCGACGGCGTGGAGATGCCAATTTACTAA